One Silene latifolia isolate original U9 population chromosome 4, ASM4854445v1, whole genome shotgun sequence DNA segment encodes these proteins:
- the LOC141652134 gene encoding auxin-binding protein ABP19a-like: MELTKPIIFLIFSLLISLSSASVVDFCVADFNFPVGPAGFPCKNPANLTVNDFVFSGLGVAGNTSNIFNVAVTSANDNSFPGVNGLGISMARLDIGVGGVVPLHTHRASEVIIVIHGTIIAGFIASDNTVYFKTLNKGDVMIFPQSLLHFQVNIGKNQALAFVSLNSAHAGFQFTSASLGGNDLPTEIIEKITLLDSQQIKTLKNVFGGTN, from the coding sequence ATGGAGCTAACCAAACCAATCATTTTCCTAATATTTTCGCTTCTTATATCACTATCATCAGCTAGTGTAGTCGATTTTTGCGTAGCAGATTTCAACTTCCCAGTCGGACCAGCAGGGTTCCCTTGTAAAAACCCGGCTAATCTAACAGTCAATGACTTTGTATTCTCAGGCTTGGGTGTAGCCGGAAACACATCTAACATATTCAATGTCGCCGTAACCTCAGCAAACGACAACTCGTTTCCTGGGGTAAATGGCTTAGGCATTTCAATGGCGAGACTAGACATAGGCGTAGGAGGGGTCGTCCCATTGCACACACACCGAGCGTCTGAGGTTATCATAGTCATTCATGGGACCATCATTGCCGGGTTCATTGCATCCGATAACACTGTGTATTTTAAGACGTTGAATAAGGGTGACGTTATGATATTTCCGCAAAGTTTACTTCATTTCCAAGTTAATATTGGTAAAAATCAGGCTCTCGCATTTGTGAGCTTGAATAGTGCTCATGCTGGTTTTCAGTTTACCTCTGCTTCTTTGGGTGGAAATGATCTTCCTACTGAAATTATTGAAAAAATTACGTTGTTGGATAGTCAACAAATAAAAACTTTGAAGAATGTTTTTGGTGGTACTAATTAA